From Penaeus vannamei isolate JL-2024 chromosome 40, ASM4276789v1, whole genome shotgun sequence, the proteins below share one genomic window:
- the LOC113802907 gene encoding uncharacterized protein isoform X3 yields MGFPSPVCDHEDMKLKISVDPEAADAAPEKRASSDAPQSPFERVLDEVGGEGRYQILLLFAYLLPLSFYSPFGSSSLLLMMTTPDHSCRVPGRPSHVSEEEWRNMTIPWEDGADGKLRLSQCHMYNMTYSDALRPGPSYAIDTSAITRCQHGWDYDKSRWRETSVSFFNLVCDDASSVTTIFSLAVAGNALGTLILSILSDRIGRRPVFFLTVLINFSFGLLNMLVPTKELFAAARFLTCLAFFSFYQMSYIIGYSRGTQFGASERADGGAVLRGWHRGRVLRDLRRLGTGTLAILWHSLSRTVHFLLPVLVVPSGIAPLAAVHGARGGVRSHHEEGRRHQRQGAAIEPEGAAGGGEGGREEDGVDERPPQAQQPQEAFGHHFNLHSHLLRRPLGHHAEPAQHGGQRTGQFPGSFGGRGSRERGRRGVSALLRTSPDLGADTDCHGRVRRPRHHGHHGSMAPRDLLWAGEGLRDGGGAGGLHADRRAVPDGAPIPLVWHHLRRRAERHGVRAGPGVRGRH; encoded by the exons ATGGGATTTCCATCCCCAGTTTGCGACCACGAAGACATGAAGCTTAAGATCTCGGTTGATCCGGAGGCGGCGGACGCGGCCCCGGAGAAAAGGGCTTCCTCCGACGCTCCTCAGAGTCCCTTCGAGCGAGTCCTGGACGAGGTCGGCGGCGAGGGTCGGTACCAAATCCTCCTGCTGTTCGCCTACCTGCTTCCGCTCTCCTTCTACTCGCCTTTCGGCTCTTCTTCGCTCCTGCTGATGATGACCACGCCAGACCACTCCTGCCGCGTGCCGGGGCGCCCGTCCCATGTCAGCGAGGAGGAATGGCGCAACATGACGATTCCGTG GGAGGACGGAGCCGATGGGAAGCTACGACTGAGCCAGTGCCATATGTACAACATGACGTACAGCGATGCCCTGAGGCCTGGTCCCTCCTACGCTATTGACACTTCTGCCATCACTA GATGTCAGCATGGTTGGGACTACGACAAGAGCCGCTGGAGAGAGACCTCCGTCAGCTTCTTCAACCTCGTGTGCGACGACGCCTCCTCCGTCACCACCATCTTCTCCCTCGCCGTCGCAGGAAATGCCCTCGGTACTCTCATACTCTCCATCCTCTCCGACAG AATAGGCCGGCGACCCGTTTTCTTCCTCACCGTCCTCATCAACTTCAGCTTTGGTCTCCTGAACATGCTGGTCCCGACGAAAGAACTGTTCGCGGCAGCCAGGTTCCTCACCTGCCTCGCTTTCTTCAGCTTTTACCAGATGTCTTACATCATAG GATACAGTCGTGGAACTCAGTTCGGGGCATCTGAGAGGGCTGACGGCGGCGCTGTCCTTCGTGGTTGGCACCGTGGGCGTGTGCTGCGTGACCTTCGTCGCCTGGGTACTGGCACACTGGCGATCCTTTGGCATAGCCTGTCACGCAccgtccattttcttcttcctgtatTGGTG GTACCTTCCGGAATCGCCCCGCTGGCTGCTGTCCATGGGGCGCGTGGAGGAGTGCGTAGCCATCATGAAGAAGGTCGCCGCCACCAACGGCAGGGCGCTGCCATCGAACCTGAGGGAGCTGCTGGAGGAGGCGAAGGCGGACGAGAAGAAGACGGCGTCGATGAGAGACCTCCTCAGGCACAGCAGCCTCAGGAAGCATTTGGTCATCACTTCAATCTGCAT AGTCATCTTCTGCGTCGTCCACTCGGGCATCATGCTGAACCTGCACAACATGGCGGGCAGCGAACTGGTCAATTTCCTGGTTCTTTCGGTGGTCGAGGTTCCCGGGAACGTGGTCGGCGGGGTGTCAGCGCACTACTTCGGACGTCGCCTGACCTTGGGGCTGACACTGACTGTCACGGCCGTGTTCGCAGGCCTCGCCACCACGGCCATCACGG ATCGATGGCTCCTCGTGACCTTCTGTGGGCTGGCGAAGGTCTTCGTGACGGCGGCGGTGCTGGTGGTCTACATGCAGATCGGCGAGCTGTTCCCGACGGCGCTCCGATCCCTCTCGTATGGCACCACCTCCGTCGCCGGGCTGAGCGCCACGGTGTTCGTGCCGGCCCTGGTGTCCGTG GGCGCCACTGA
- the LOC113802907 gene encoding uncharacterized protein isoform X4 has translation MGFPSPVCDHEDMKLKISVDPEAADAAPEKRASSDAPQSPFERVLDEVGGEGRYQILLLFAYLLPLSFYSPFGSSSLLLMMTTPDHSCRVPGRPSHVSEEEWRNMTIPWEDGADGKLRLSQCHMYNMTYSDALRPGPSYAIDTSAITRCQHGWDYDKSRWRETSVSFFNLVCDDASSVTTIFSLAVAGNALGTLILSILSDRPATRFLPHRPHQLQLWSPEHAGPDERTVRGSQVPHLPRFLQLLPDVLHHSRGTQFGASERADGGAVLRGWHRGRVLRDLRRLGTGTLAILWHSLSRTVHFLLPVLVVPSGIAPLAAVHGARGGVRSHHEEGRRHQRQGAAIEPEGAAGGGEGGREEDGVDERPPQAQQPQEAFGHHFNLHSHLLRRPLGHHAEPAQHGGQRTGQFPGSFGGRGSRERGRRGVSALLRTSPDLGADTDCHGRVRRPRHHGHHGSMAPRDLLWAGEGLRDGGGAGGLHADRRAVPDGAPIPLVWHHLRRRAERHGVRAGPGVRGRH, from the exons ATGGGATTTCCATCCCCAGTTTGCGACCACGAAGACATGAAGCTTAAGATCTCGGTTGATCCGGAGGCGGCGGACGCGGCCCCGGAGAAAAGGGCTTCCTCCGACGCTCCTCAGAGTCCCTTCGAGCGAGTCCTGGACGAGGTCGGCGGCGAGGGTCGGTACCAAATCCTCCTGCTGTTCGCCTACCTGCTTCCGCTCTCCTTCTACTCGCCTTTCGGCTCTTCTTCGCTCCTGCTGATGATGACCACGCCAGACCACTCCTGCCGCGTGCCGGGGCGCCCGTCCCATGTCAGCGAGGAGGAATGGCGCAACATGACGATTCCGTG GGAGGACGGAGCCGATGGGAAGCTACGACTGAGCCAGTGCCATATGTACAACATGACGTACAGCGATGCCCTGAGGCCTGGTCCCTCCTACGCTATTGACACTTCTGCCATCACTA GATGTCAGCATGGTTGGGACTACGACAAGAGCCGCTGGAGAGAGACCTCCGTCAGCTTCTTCAACCTCGTGTGCGACGACGCCTCCTCCGTCACCACCATCTTCTCCCTCGCCGTCGCAGGAAATGCCCTCGGTACTCTCATACTCTCCATCCTCTCCGACAG GCCGGCGACCCGTTTTCTTCCTCACCGTCCTCATCAACTTCAGCTTTGGTCTCCTGAACATGCTGGTCCCGACGAAAGAACTGTTCGCGGCAGCCAGGTTCCTCACCTGCCTCGCTTTCTTCAGCTTTTACCAGATGTCTTACATCATAG TCGTGGAACTCAGTTCGGGGCATCTGAGAGGGCTGACGGCGGCGCTGTCCTTCGTGGTTGGCACCGTGGGCGTGTGCTGCGTGACCTTCGTCGCCTGGGTACTGGCACACTGGCGATCCTTTGGCATAGCCTGTCACGCAccgtccattttcttcttcctgtatTGGTG GTACCTTCCGGAATCGCCCCGCTGGCTGCTGTCCATGGGGCGCGTGGAGGAGTGCGTAGCCATCATGAAGAAGGTCGCCGCCACCAACGGCAGGGCGCTGCCATCGAACCTGAGGGAGCTGCTGGAGGAGGCGAAGGCGGACGAGAAGAAGACGGCGTCGATGAGAGACCTCCTCAGGCACAGCAGCCTCAGGAAGCATTTGGTCATCACTTCAATCTGCAT AGTCATCTTCTGCGTCGTCCACTCGGGCATCATGCTGAACCTGCACAACATGGCGGGCAGCGAACTGGTCAATTTCCTGGTTCTTTCGGTGGTCGAGGTTCCCGGGAACGTGGTCGGCGGGGTGTCAGCGCACTACTTCGGACGTCGCCTGACCTTGGGGCTGACACTGACTGTCACGGCCGTGTTCGCAGGCCTCGCCACCACGGCCATCACGG ATCGATGGCTCCTCGTGACCTTCTGTGGGCTGGCGAAGGTCTTCGTGACGGCGGCGGTGCTGGTGGTCTACATGCAGATCGGCGAGCTGTTCCCGACGGCGCTCCGATCCCTCTCGTATGGCACCACCTCCGTCGCCGGGCTGAGCGCCACGGTGTTCGTGCCGGCCCTGGTGTCCGTG GGCGCCACTGA
- the LOC113802907 gene encoding organic cation transporter 1 isoform X1, which yields MGFPSPVCDHEDMKLKISVDPEAADAAPEKRASSDAPQSPFERVLDEVGGEGRYQILLLFAYLLPLSFYSPFGSSSLLLMMTTPDHSCRVPGRPSHVSEEEWRNMTIPWEDGADGKLRLSQCHMYNMTYSDALRPGPSYAIDTSAITRCQHGWDYDKSRWRETSVSFFNLVCDDASSVTTIFSLAVAGNALGTLILSILSDRIGRRPVFFLTVLINFSFGLLNMLVPTKELFAAARFLTCLAFFSFYQMSYIIVVELSSGHLRGLTAALSFVVGTVGVCCVTFVAWVLAHWRSFGIACHAPSIFFFLYWWYLPESPRWLLSMGRVEECVAIMKKVAATNGRALPSNLRELLEEAKADEKKTASMRDLLRHSSLRKHLVITSICIVIFCVVHSGIMLNLHNMAGSELVNFLVLSVVEVPGNVVGGVSAHYFGRRLTLGLTLTVTAVFAGLATTAITDRWLLVTFCGLAKVFVTAAVLVVYMQIGELFPTALRSLSYGTTSVAGLSATVFVPALVSVGATDRKLPYYILCGLCIFGAAVSTLLPETLGRPLPQTVLQANHIGQDESFWSITTHWTRRKYVPIGEATGKEARNGTPSVAAETGI from the exons ATGGGATTTCCATCCCCAGTTTGCGACCACGAAGACATGAAGCTTAAGATCTCGGTTGATCCGGAGGCGGCGGACGCGGCCCCGGAGAAAAGGGCTTCCTCCGACGCTCCTCAGAGTCCCTTCGAGCGAGTCCTGGACGAGGTCGGCGGCGAGGGTCGGTACCAAATCCTCCTGCTGTTCGCCTACCTGCTTCCGCTCTCCTTCTACTCGCCTTTCGGCTCTTCTTCGCTCCTGCTGATGATGACCACGCCAGACCACTCCTGCCGCGTGCCGGGGCGCCCGTCCCATGTCAGCGAGGAGGAATGGCGCAACATGACGATTCCGTG GGAGGACGGAGCCGATGGGAAGCTACGACTGAGCCAGTGCCATATGTACAACATGACGTACAGCGATGCCCTGAGGCCTGGTCCCTCCTACGCTATTGACACTTCTGCCATCACTA GATGTCAGCATGGTTGGGACTACGACAAGAGCCGCTGGAGAGAGACCTCCGTCAGCTTCTTCAACCTCGTGTGCGACGACGCCTCCTCCGTCACCACCATCTTCTCCCTCGCCGTCGCAGGAAATGCCCTCGGTACTCTCATACTCTCCATCCTCTCCGACAG AATAGGCCGGCGACCCGTTTTCTTCCTCACCGTCCTCATCAACTTCAGCTTTGGTCTCCTGAACATGCTGGTCCCGACGAAAGAACTGTTCGCGGCAGCCAGGTTCCTCACCTGCCTCGCTTTCTTCAGCTTTTACCAGATGTCTTACATCATAG TCGTGGAACTCAGTTCGGGGCATCTGAGAGGGCTGACGGCGGCGCTGTCCTTCGTGGTTGGCACCGTGGGCGTGTGCTGCGTGACCTTCGTCGCCTGGGTACTGGCACACTGGCGATCCTTTGGCATAGCCTGTCACGCAccgtccattttcttcttcctgtatTGGTG GTACCTTCCGGAATCGCCCCGCTGGCTGCTGTCCATGGGGCGCGTGGAGGAGTGCGTAGCCATCATGAAGAAGGTCGCCGCCACCAACGGCAGGGCGCTGCCATCGAACCTGAGGGAGCTGCTGGAGGAGGCGAAGGCGGACGAGAAGAAGACGGCGTCGATGAGAGACCTCCTCAGGCACAGCAGCCTCAGGAAGCATTTGGTCATCACTTCAATCTGCAT AGTCATCTTCTGCGTCGTCCACTCGGGCATCATGCTGAACCTGCACAACATGGCGGGCAGCGAACTGGTCAATTTCCTGGTTCTTTCGGTGGTCGAGGTTCCCGGGAACGTGGTCGGCGGGGTGTCAGCGCACTACTTCGGACGTCGCCTGACCTTGGGGCTGACACTGACTGTCACGGCCGTGTTCGCAGGCCTCGCCACCACGGCCATCACGG ATCGATGGCTCCTCGTGACCTTCTGTGGGCTGGCGAAGGTCTTCGTGACGGCGGCGGTGCTGGTGGTCTACATGCAGATCGGCGAGCTGTTCCCGACGGCGCTCCGATCCCTCTCGTATGGCACCACCTCCGTCGCCGGGCTGAGCGCCACGGTGTTCGTGCCGGCCCTGGTGTCCGTG GGCGCCACTGACCGAAAACTCCCATATTACATCTTGTGCGGCCTCTGCATCTTCGGTGCGGCAGTCAGCACCCTCCTGCCGGAGACTCTCGGTCGACCCCTCCCACAGACAGTCCTCCAGGCGAACCACATAGGGCAAGACGAATCCTTCTGGTCCATCACCACCCACTGGACTCGGCGGAAGTATGTTCCGATCGGGGAGGCCACCGGCAAGGAGGCACGCAACGGGACGCCGAGTGTGGCGGCCGAGACGGGAATCTGA
- the LOC113802907 gene encoding organic cation transporter 1 isoform X2: protein MKLKISVDPEAADAAPEKRASSDAPQSPFERVLDEVGGEGRYQILLLFAYLLPLSFYSPFGSSSLLLMMTTPDHSCRVPGRPSHVSEEEWRNMTIPWEDGADGKLRLSQCHMYNMTYSDALRPGPSYAIDTSAITRCQHGWDYDKSRWRETSVSFFNLVCDDASSVTTIFSLAVAGNALGTLILSILSDRIGRRPVFFLTVLINFSFGLLNMLVPTKELFAAARFLTCLAFFSFYQMSYIIVVELSSGHLRGLTAALSFVVGTVGVCCVTFVAWVLAHWRSFGIACHAPSIFFFLYWWYLPESPRWLLSMGRVEECVAIMKKVAATNGRALPSNLRELLEEAKADEKKTASMRDLLRHSSLRKHLVITSICIVIFCVVHSGIMLNLHNMAGSELVNFLVLSVVEVPGNVVGGVSAHYFGRRLTLGLTLTVTAVFAGLATTAITDRWLLVTFCGLAKVFVTAAVLVVYMQIGELFPTALRSLSYGTTSVAGLSATVFVPALVSVGATDRKLPYYILCGLCIFGAAVSTLLPETLGRPLPQTVLQANHIGQDESFWSITTHWTRRKYVPIGEATGKEARNGTPSVAAETGI from the exons ATGAAGCTTAAGATCTCGGTTGATCCGGAGGCGGCGGACGCGGCCCCGGAGAAAAGGGCTTCCTCCGACGCTCCTCAGAGTCCCTTCGAGCGAGTCCTGGACGAGGTCGGCGGCGAGGGTCGGTACCAAATCCTCCTGCTGTTCGCCTACCTGCTTCCGCTCTCCTTCTACTCGCCTTTCGGCTCTTCTTCGCTCCTGCTGATGATGACCACGCCAGACCACTCCTGCCGCGTGCCGGGGCGCCCGTCCCATGTCAGCGAGGAGGAATGGCGCAACATGACGATTCCGTG GGAGGACGGAGCCGATGGGAAGCTACGACTGAGCCAGTGCCATATGTACAACATGACGTACAGCGATGCCCTGAGGCCTGGTCCCTCCTACGCTATTGACACTTCTGCCATCACTA GATGTCAGCATGGTTGGGACTACGACAAGAGCCGCTGGAGAGAGACCTCCGTCAGCTTCTTCAACCTCGTGTGCGACGACGCCTCCTCCGTCACCACCATCTTCTCCCTCGCCGTCGCAGGAAATGCCCTCGGTACTCTCATACTCTCCATCCTCTCCGACAG AATAGGCCGGCGACCCGTTTTCTTCCTCACCGTCCTCATCAACTTCAGCTTTGGTCTCCTGAACATGCTGGTCCCGACGAAAGAACTGTTCGCGGCAGCCAGGTTCCTCACCTGCCTCGCTTTCTTCAGCTTTTACCAGATGTCTTACATCATAG TCGTGGAACTCAGTTCGGGGCATCTGAGAGGGCTGACGGCGGCGCTGTCCTTCGTGGTTGGCACCGTGGGCGTGTGCTGCGTGACCTTCGTCGCCTGGGTACTGGCACACTGGCGATCCTTTGGCATAGCCTGTCACGCAccgtccattttcttcttcctgtatTGGTG GTACCTTCCGGAATCGCCCCGCTGGCTGCTGTCCATGGGGCGCGTGGAGGAGTGCGTAGCCATCATGAAGAAGGTCGCCGCCACCAACGGCAGGGCGCTGCCATCGAACCTGAGGGAGCTGCTGGAGGAGGCGAAGGCGGACGAGAAGAAGACGGCGTCGATGAGAGACCTCCTCAGGCACAGCAGCCTCAGGAAGCATTTGGTCATCACTTCAATCTGCAT AGTCATCTTCTGCGTCGTCCACTCGGGCATCATGCTGAACCTGCACAACATGGCGGGCAGCGAACTGGTCAATTTCCTGGTTCTTTCGGTGGTCGAGGTTCCCGGGAACGTGGTCGGCGGGGTGTCAGCGCACTACTTCGGACGTCGCCTGACCTTGGGGCTGACACTGACTGTCACGGCCGTGTTCGCAGGCCTCGCCACCACGGCCATCACGG ATCGATGGCTCCTCGTGACCTTCTGTGGGCTGGCGAAGGTCTTCGTGACGGCGGCGGTGCTGGTGGTCTACATGCAGATCGGCGAGCTGTTCCCGACGGCGCTCCGATCCCTCTCGTATGGCACCACCTCCGTCGCCGGGCTGAGCGCCACGGTGTTCGTGCCGGCCCTGGTGTCCGTG GGCGCCACTGACCGAAAACTCCCATATTACATCTTGTGCGGCCTCTGCATCTTCGGTGCGGCAGTCAGCACCCTCCTGCCGGAGACTCTCGGTCGACCCCTCCCACAGACAGTCCTCCAGGCGAACCACATAGGGCAAGACGAATCCTTCTGGTCCATCACCACCCACTGGACTCGGCGGAAGTATGTTCCGATCGGGGAGGCCACCGGCAAGGAGGCACGCAACGGGACGCCGAGTGTGGCGGCCGAGACGGGAATCTGA